ATCTGCCCCTGGCCGCCACCGTCACCACCGACCGGGTTTACCAGGCCTTCCTTGGAGAATTCGCCGAGCTGCGCACCTTCTTCCACGGCCACACCTTTACGGGCAATCCTCTGGCCTGTGCCGCTGCCATTGCCACCATGGAGGTCTTTGAACAGGAGCGCACCCTGGAGCAGCTGCCCGCTAAAATTGCGCGCCTGGCTGCGGGGCTGACTCCCCTGAAAGCGCATTCTCAGGTAGGTGATGTTCGCCAGCGGGGCACCATGGCGGGTATTGAGCTGGTTCGCGACAAGGCCAGCAAGGAGCCCTACGACTACCGCCTGCGCATGGGGCAGCGGGTGACTCTGGAGGCGCGCCGGCGCGGCGTCTTCACCCGACCTTTGGGAAATGTGGTGGTGCTGATGCCGCCCCTGTCCATCACCACCGAAGAGATCGACCTGCTCTGCCAGGTGATCGGAGAGTCCATTGCGGCCGCAACCTCGTCCTGAAGCGCCCGTGGAGGGTTTTTTCCGCTTTGATCCGGAAGCGCCCCTGTACCGCGAGCACTTTCCCGGTAATCCGGTGGTGCCTGGAACCCTGATTATTCATGCTTTTCTGGAGCTGCTGGAGCCTACGGGCCCCTGGCAGCCACGGCGCTTTCGTTTCCTGCGTTTTGTGCCGCCGGGGGAGTACCGTTACACCGTGGAGCCTGTGGAACCGGGCTGTGTACGCTGCTGCCTGTGGCGCGACGGCACTGCTGCCGTGCGTGGCGAGTGTGTGCGATGAAGCTGGATTTCTGCGACCACCGGCTGCTGATACTGGGGGGCAGCAGTGATCTTGGGCTGGCCATTGCCCGCCAGGCCCTGAGCGAAGGGCTCCATGTCACCATGACCGGCTCAGGCTCTGCGTCACTGGAGCGCATGGCTGAAGTGATCGGCCATGGAGATGGGCAAGCCGACGGCCAGCTGCTGGATATGAATGACGTGGGCAGCGTTGAAGCGCTGCTGCATGGGTGTCAAACAGCCCCCGGACTCCTGGCGGACTGCCTGCACCCTCACCTGGAAGAGCTTGTCGCCGCCGCTGCCATGGAAGAAGTCGAGGACTACTTCGGCAGCGCCCTGATCCAGCGCGCCCGCCTGCTGCAGCACCTCAGCCGTGCCATGCTCTCGCGGCGCCGCGGGCGGATGGTGC
This portion of the Desulfurispirillum indicum S5 genome encodes:
- a CDS encoding beta-hydroxyacyl-(acyl-carrier-protein) dehydratase FabA/FabZ, with amino-acid sequence MRPQPRPEAPVEGFFRFDPEAPLYREHFPGNPVVPGTLIIHAFLELLEPTGPWQPRRFRFLRFVPPGEYRYTVEPVEPGCVRCCLWRDGTAAVRGECVR
- a CDS encoding SDR family NAD(P)-dependent oxidoreductase, with protein sequence MKLDFCDHRLLILGGSSDLGLAIARQALSEGLHVTMTGSGSASLERMAEVIGHGDGQADGQLLDMNDVGSVEALLHGCQTAPGLLADCLHPHLEELVAAAAMEEVEDYFGSALIQRARLLQHLSRAMLSRRRGRMVHISSGAAGQPASGQGFYAASKLAVEGIYRSLGLELAPRGITTCSLRPGYIHCGRARSMIDEQGQQLLERIPAREVLAVEDVARTVLFLLSQSARGINATVVTMDGGMRAGKG